One window of the Amycolatopsis mediterranei genome contains the following:
- a CDS encoding STAS domain-containing protein: MRNDDIASERSGGVLVVEMCGEPGITTVLRRASVLETALCGLPWPRLLVIDLARLDFLSERGVRGLLEAIERCRDRGLPGCLVASPGTGVERVVRRTGLAELVRVFPDRLATIAAYQPVEMRWLPC, from the coding sequence ATGCGCAACGACGACATCGCCTCGGAACGCTCCGGCGGCGTGCTGGTCGTCGAGATGTGTGGCGAGCCCGGCATCACGACGGTGCTGCGCCGGGCGTCGGTGCTCGAGACCGCTCTCTGCGGACTGCCGTGGCCCCGGCTGCTGGTGATCGACCTCGCCCGGCTGGACTTCCTCTCCGAACGCGGGGTCCGCGGCCTGCTCGAGGCGATCGAGCGCTGCCGCGACCGGGGCCTGCCGGGGTGCCTGGTCGCCTCGCCGGGCACGGGCGTCGAACGGGTGGTCCGCCGCACCGGGCTCGCCGAGCTGGTGCGGGTGTTCCCGGACCGCCTGGCGACGATCGCCGCCTACCAGCCGGTCGAGATGCGCTGGCTGCCCTGCTGA
- a CDS encoding helix-turn-helix domain-containing protein — MQGPIVPRRRIADTFKGLRDESGRTLEEVAEALLISTSKLSRLENAQGSPQARDVRDLIRFYGIENTQLAERLMRWVKASGRQGWWTDYSQTTATPGLDAHLAYESEASVARIYTIPLLPVLLQTPDYARAQYSTHEPWWSAEEVDRLVDLREHRKHVLAEREDMEPLRLVAVTHESALRQFVGSREIMHAQLDHLVERSTAPNIELRVFPFAHPPLFSMSCMYAYFEFENELDRDIVHIETHAGFRHIETAKTVEYYRGYHDALVAASLEPDESRALIREIQTAQFG; from the coding sequence ATGCAAGGTCCGATCGTGCCGCGTCGCCGGATCGCGGACACGTTCAAGGGCCTGCGTGACGAATCCGGCCGGACCCTCGAGGAAGTGGCCGAAGCGCTGCTGATCTCGACGTCGAAGCTGTCCCGGCTGGAGAACGCGCAGGGCAGCCCGCAGGCCAGGGACGTCCGCGACCTGATCCGCTTCTACGGCATCGAGAACACGCAGCTGGCCGAGCGGCTGATGCGCTGGGTGAAGGCGTCCGGGCGGCAGGGCTGGTGGACCGACTACTCGCAGACCACGGCGACCCCCGGCCTCGACGCCCACCTCGCGTACGAGTCCGAAGCCTCGGTGGCCCGGATCTACACGATCCCGCTGCTGCCGGTGCTCCTGCAGACCCCCGACTACGCCCGGGCCCAGTATTCGACGCACGAGCCGTGGTGGTCGGCCGAGGAGGTCGACCGGCTCGTCGACCTGCGCGAGCACCGCAAGCACGTCCTCGCCGAACGCGAGGACATGGAGCCGCTGAGACTGGTCGCGGTGACCCACGAGTCCGCCCTGCGGCAGTTCGTCGGCTCCCGCGAGATCATGCACGCCCAGCTGGACCACCTGGTCGAACGGTCGACCGCGCCGAACATCGAACTGCGCGTGTTCCCCTTCGCCCATCCCCCGCTGTTCTCGATGAGCTGCATGTACGCCTACTTCGAGTTCGAGAACGAGCTCGACCGCGACATCGTGCACATCGAAACCCACGCCGGGTTTCGGCACATCGAAACCGCCAAGACGGTCGAGTACTACCGCGGCTACCACGACGCCCTCGTGGCCGCCTCCCTCGAACCCGACGAAAGCCGCGCCCTGATCCGTGAAATCCAGACCGCGCAGTTCGGCTGA
- a CDS encoding 2OG-Fe dioxygenase family protein has translation MAFDFPVPAGEELHLYRKRLDTDGYLVVSDDELGLPGARLREHLLSTYFTPDVLRCYPGDIPADRERARDVVEYAWDGETPVLTEHSEIAIEDRGGRPGRREYARTPVAHDPLFASWIRAALGLIPEGRRQLRGTFGVNLFRTFTNVVTRPHADGEEFVFVYVVDRAGAGAETSLFRPGAPGTAVHTQRLEPGQLIVFEDARFLHTASPLIAPDGGRARRDALVCTVDHPQTYGLG, from the coding sequence ATGGCTTTCGACTTTCCCGTTCCCGCAGGCGAAGAACTCCACCTGTACCGGAAGCGGCTCGACACCGACGGCTACCTCGTCGTGTCCGACGACGAGCTCGGGCTGCCCGGCGCGCGCCTGCGCGAGCACCTGCTGAGCACGTACTTCACCCCGGACGTCCTCCGCTGCTACCCCGGCGACATCCCCGCCGACCGGGAGCGCGCCCGCGACGTCGTCGAGTACGCGTGGGACGGCGAGACCCCGGTGCTCACCGAGCACTCCGAAATCGCCATCGAGGACCGGGGCGGCCGCCCCGGGCGGCGCGAGTACGCCCGGACGCCCGTGGCGCACGATCCGCTGTTCGCGTCCTGGATCCGGGCCGCGCTCGGCCTCATCCCGGAAGGCCGCCGCCAGCTGCGGGGAACGTTCGGCGTCAACCTCTTCCGGACGTTCACCAACGTCGTGACGCGCCCGCACGCCGACGGCGAGGAGTTCGTCTTCGTCTACGTCGTGGACCGGGCCGGCGCCGGCGCGGAGACGTCGCTGTTCCGCCCCGGCGCGCCGGGGACCGCGGTGCACACCCAGCGGCTGGAGCCGGGGCAGCTGATCGTGTTCGAGGACGCCCGCTTCCTGCACACCGCCAGCCCGCTGATCGCCCCGGACGGCGGGCGCGCCCGGCGCGACGCCCTCGTCTGCACGGTCGACCACCCGCAGACCTACGGCCTCGGCTGA